One window of the Daphnia pulex isolate KAP4 chromosome 8, ASM2113471v1 genome contains the following:
- the LOC124199410 gene encoding protein Star-like produces the protein MRRSTFAKGRPVALMTVLSVGCTLFFFRYCYLESSELNISNYISQSLFQASICDIDYINSAKSALEQDDPCILRILREKFLFPPSQNRLHLYDPRNHNPSQGQADVILDVLKDQKNGFFVECGALDGELRSNTLYMELDLEWQGVLIEGDPKNYKKVLEKNRRVWTVPACLSTSPYPKTVVYNQAFNLGRISQNETIDEKREESVRVQCFPFFSILSALDRTQIDYFSLDIEDDEFAVLKTIPWD, from the exons ATGAGACGGTCTACGTTTGCGAAAGGTCGACCCGTCGCATTGATGACGGTGTTAAGTGTGGGCTGCACgctattcttttttcgctaCTGTTACCTTGAGTCTTCTGAACTGAACATCAGTAATTACATCAGTCAGTCCTTATTTCAAGCATCAATTTGTGATATAG ACTACATAAATTCGGCGAAATCGGCGTTGGAACAGGACGATCCGTGCATTTTAAGGATACTTcgtgaaaaatttttgtttccaccgTCTCAAAACAGACTTCACCTGTACGATCCAAGGAATCATAATCCTTCTCAGGGCCAAGCTGATGTTATCTTGGATGTTCTGAAAGACCAA aaaaacggTTTCTTTGTCGAATGCGGAGCGTTGGACGGTGAACTGCGATCCAATACTTTGTACATGGAGCTCGATTTGGAATGGCAAGGAGTTTTAATCGAAGGCGATCCCAAAAATTACAAGAAAGTACTGGAAAAAAACCGTCGAGTTTGGACTGTTCCGGCTTGTCTCAGTACTTCGCCCTATCCAAA GACGGTAGTGTACAATCAAGCGTTCAACTTGGGCCGCATTTCGCAGAATGAAACAATCGACGAGAAACGGGAAGAAAGCGTCCGCGTTcaatgtttcccttttttctccattcttTCGGCTCTCGATCGGACGCAAATCGATTATTTCAGTTTGGACATAGAAGATGACGAATTTGCCGTACTAAAAACCATTCCGTGGGATTGA